One genomic region from Streptomyces sp. NBC_00457 encodes:
- a CDS encoding IS256 family transposase codes for MALSQSELMRLLESLHRADGVEAIRVACERILQELIEAEATETIGAAPGEHTATRTTWRNGHRERLLTTQAGDLDLKIPKLRTGSFFPSLLERRRRIDRALFAVVMEAYVHGVSTRSVDDLVKALGADSGISKSEVSRICGELDEELTAFKERPLDHTVFPYVFLDATYCKARVNHRIASQAVVIATGISATGHREILGLMVGDSESKPFWTKFLRSLRARGLENVQLVISDSHSGLVAAIRTVFLGAAWQRCRVHFVRDVFSVIERGSGEMVAATIRTVFAQTTGEQVRTQLNVVADMLGRQFPQVKKMLLEAATDITAFADFPPAHWKKIWSTNPLERLNREIKRRADVVQVFPNPAALDRLAAAVLAELHDEWQVFDRRYLSEASMADLLTTPTPPEPQITSQPESKQLP; via the coding sequence ATGGCCTTGTCCCAGTCTGAGCTCATGCGGCTGCTTGAGTCACTACATCGGGCGGATGGAGTTGAAGCAATCAGGGTGGCGTGCGAGCGCATCCTGCAGGAGCTCATCGAGGCCGAGGCCACCGAGACAATCGGTGCGGCCCCGGGCGAGCACACGGCGACGCGCACCACTTGGCGCAACGGGCACCGTGAGCGTCTGCTGACCACGCAGGCCGGCGACCTGGACCTGAAGATCCCGAAACTGCGGACCGGGTCGTTCTTCCCCTCCCTGCTGGAACGCCGGCGCCGGATCGACCGGGCGCTGTTTGCCGTGGTGATGGAGGCATACGTGCACGGAGTGTCGACTCGCTCGGTCGATGACCTGGTCAAGGCACTCGGCGCGGACTCCGGGATCTCCAAGTCCGAGGTCTCCCGCATCTGCGGCGAACTGGACGAGGAACTGACCGCGTTCAAGGAACGGCCGCTGGATCACACCGTCTTCCCCTACGTATTTCTGGACGCCACGTACTGCAAGGCGAGGGTGAATCACCGGATCGCCTCGCAGGCCGTGGTCATCGCCACCGGGATCTCTGCCACCGGGCACCGCGAGATCCTCGGCCTGATGGTCGGCGACAGTGAGTCGAAGCCGTTCTGGACCAAGTTCCTGCGCTCACTGCGGGCCCGTGGCCTGGAGAACGTCCAGCTGGTCATCTCCGACAGCCACAGCGGGCTGGTGGCCGCGATCCGCACCGTCTTCCTGGGTGCGGCGTGGCAACGCTGCCGGGTTCACTTCGTCCGGGACGTGTTCTCGGTGATCGAGAGGGGCTCCGGGGAGATGGTCGCCGCCACCATCCGCACCGTCTTCGCCCAGACCACCGGCGAGCAGGTCCGCACCCAGCTCAACGTGGTAGCCGACATGCTCGGACGGCAGTTCCCGCAGGTCAAGAAGATGCTGCTGGAGGCGGCGACGGACATCACGGCGTTCGCTGACTTCCCGCCGGCGCACTGGAAGAAGATCTGGTCGACCAACCCGCTGGAACGGCTGAACCGGGAGATCAAACGACGGGCCGATGTCGTCCAGGTCTTCCCCAACCCCGCAGCCCTGGACCGACTCGCCGCTGCGGTCCTGGCCGAACTCCACGACGAGTGGCAGGTCTTCGACCGCCGCTACCTCTCCGAAGCCTCCATGGCCGATCTCCTCACCACGCCGACCCCGCCCGAACCGCAGATCACGTCGCAACCGGAATCGAAACAGCTGCCGTGA
- a CDS encoding winged helix-turn-helix domain-containing protein, protein MITPKFDELIHAPTRLSLVSLLAATEWADFQFLRDSAGLSDSALSKQLTTLEGAGYIEIRKGFVGKRPRTSARLTSVGRAAFDQHVAALQEIVAKAGASVLPST, encoded by the coding sequence GTGATCACGCCCAAGTTCGACGAGCTGATCCACGCACCCACCCGGCTCTCGCTCGTCTCCCTGCTCGCGGCCACCGAGTGGGCGGACTTCCAGTTCCTGCGCGACAGCGCCGGCCTGTCGGACTCCGCCCTGTCGAAACAGCTCACGACGCTTGAGGGCGCCGGCTACATCGAGATCCGTAAGGGTTTCGTCGGAAAGCGGCCGCGCACGTCGGCGAGGCTCACCAGCGTCGGCCGGGCGGCCTTCGACCAGCACGTCGCGGCTCTGCAGGAGATCGTCGCCAAGGCGGGCGCGTCAGTGCTCCCCTCGACCTGA
- a CDS encoding IS4 family transposase produces the protein MSADVGELSGLGLLTWVYRPGLVDRVVAACGRGEQRRRLLPARLVVYFVLALALFSPAPYLEVMRHLVEGLRSQGLLGEWRIPAKSSLFRARQRLGSEPLRVLFATTAKPMGTETTPGCFWRGLRLLAVDGTCWDVADSPANEAAFGRPGNSRGHDKSSFPQVRMACLIEVGTHLVLDAELAGCRTGEVTLVGRLPRSCQPGELVLADREFLGVPLWRAFTDSGADLLWRVPANRILPVERQLRDGSWISRIHAHTDPAHRDPVTVRVVAYQLHGTSREGENYRLVTTLLDARRYPARQLAALYQERWEAEAVFAELKTHQRGAHVVLTSKTPDGILQQIWAHLLVHHALRELMVRTAATRGLDADRISFTETLRSARRSVTVTPGSFSP, from the coding sequence GTGTCTGCGGATGTCGGCGAGTTATCGGGGCTGGGGCTGCTGACCTGGGTGTATCGGCCTGGGTTGGTGGATCGTGTGGTGGCCGCTTGCGGTCGTGGCGAGCAGCGCAGACGCCTGCTGCCAGCTCGATTGGTGGTGTATTTCGTGCTCGCCCTTGCCCTGTTCTCGCCGGCCCCGTATCTGGAGGTGATGCGGCATCTGGTCGAGGGCCTGCGGAGCCAGGGCCTGCTGGGCGAGTGGCGCATCCCTGCGAAGTCGTCGCTGTTTCGGGCTCGCCAGCGGCTGGGATCGGAGCCACTGCGGGTGCTGTTTGCCACGACCGCGAAGCCGATGGGCACCGAGACCACGCCGGGTTGCTTCTGGCGAGGGCTGCGGCTGCTGGCAGTGGACGGCACCTGCTGGGACGTGGCCGACAGTCCGGCCAATGAGGCCGCTTTCGGCCGTCCCGGAAACAGCCGCGGCCACGACAAATCCTCCTTTCCTCAGGTGCGGATGGCCTGTCTGATCGAGGTGGGCACCCACCTCGTCCTGGACGCGGAACTGGCCGGCTGCCGCACCGGTGAAGTCACCCTGGTGGGCCGCCTTCCACGCTCCTGCCAGCCCGGCGAACTGGTCCTGGCAGACCGGGAGTTCCTCGGCGTGCCGCTTTGGCGGGCCTTCACCGACAGCGGTGCCGATCTGTTGTGGCGGGTGCCCGCCAACCGCATCCTGCCCGTCGAGCGGCAGTTACGGGACGGATCCTGGATCTCCCGCATCCACGCCCACACCGACCCCGCGCACCGTGATCCGGTCACAGTGCGGGTGGTGGCCTATCAGCTGCACGGCACCAGCCGCGAAGGCGAGAACTACCGGCTGGTGACCACACTGCTCGATGCCCGTCGCTACCCCGCCCGCCAGCTGGCTGCGCTCTATCAGGAACGCTGGGAAGCGGAGGCTGTCTTCGCAGAGCTCAAGACTCATCAACGCGGCGCCCACGTCGTGCTCACCAGCAAGACACCCGACGGAATCCTGCAGCAGATCTGGGCCCACCTGCTCGTCCACCACGCGCTGCGTGAGCTGATGGTGAGAACCGCGGCCACCCGGGGCCTGGATGCCGACCGGATCTCGTTCACCGAAACCCTGCGCTCCGCCCGGCGCAGTGTGACCGTCACGCCGGGCAGTTTTTCCCCCTGA
- a CDS encoding AAA family ATPase yields MVLWRRLTDASPEPRLILLCGLPGSGKTTLAKRLAREIPAVRLCPDEWLADLGVDLFDERTRDRLEGRFWEHAQDLLRLGQTVILEFGFWGRSERDDKRLAARALGVPVELHYLAVSIDELCRCLEVRSREGEPGTVPVSRELLEEYVKLFQAPDDDELGLFDDLPPRRRG; encoded by the coding sequence GTGGTGCTGTGGAGGCGCCTGACGGATGCGAGTCCCGAGCCCAGGCTGATCTTGCTGTGCGGGCTTCCTGGCTCCGGGAAGACAACGCTGGCCAAACGCCTGGCGAGAGAGATTCCAGCGGTGCGCCTGTGTCCGGACGAATGGCTGGCGGATCTCGGTGTCGATCTGTTCGATGAACGAACGCGCGACCGGCTTGAGGGGCGGTTTTGGGAGCATGCCCAGGACCTGCTGAGGCTCGGACAGACGGTGATTTTGGAGTTCGGTTTCTGGGGGCGTTCTGAGCGGGATGACAAGCGTTTGGCGGCGCGCGCACTCGGGGTTCCCGTTGAACTCCACTACCTTGCCGTGTCGATCGATGAGCTGTGCCGCTGCCTCGAAGTCCGCAGCCGGGAGGGTGAGCCAGGGACCGTCCCGGTCAGCCGCGAGCTGCTCGAGGAGTATGTGAAGCTCTTTCAGGCGCCCGACGATGACGAGTTGGGTCTTTTCGACGACCTGCCTCCGAGACGACGTGGATGA
- a CDS encoding DnaB-like helicase C-terminal domain-containing protein has protein sequence MSQAPQAENAVNATEARKDLYALVKRAEEHGVTTLIHKRQDRALLAPLDRLPAARQAEAFPSHVLSAAQKDFGDLITRAAQGQPQVLRRNTTPVAILLPVDTASGALSSDTAAHTGAAPAGGAVNSQGNPDRDRTPRRLATLGDAIGSVLTSSPSGPTFGLPGLDAATGGLQPGRLMLVAAAPNVGGSLLGLAAARQTALVDHRKVLYAASGPNRADIFRRVLAAETGGDYPRLKQGHLTEHEQQVAQQLRQKASVLLIDDGSDLTAEAIAETAPHVEDLALVVVDRFQAAHNARLPLSGNRLPDASQVLAGLARSLHVPVLAIVDSDDPTLLSLLDADILVTLAPAEDPSTVQVTVAERDFGAIGSAYLRPDLLHARFLDAGIAPASGTGGEGPARSLASAVEQELAEAALPYTSGAQQGLPASVTHVLAALRTALTDGDQEALTELGPSLAQVAAPPLQLPDTAEGRRLAAALRAYATAGKPAAAAPQSGASTGHVPDDANVEDTEEDDEDGLAPGDEEDEPEDAVFPALRILKDAVDRSKMHPIKVIRLEERDNGPWPLISEDMDGEPRWVHPDVTSTRVAHTRENGKRVRRDRLDVPDSFGGGVMCLIDRNGSYPSACSAVPLAPNKLLHTGALEAFDKTHAGIYLIDIPQWTRTDMPHPLGRIIERPDDQGRVWVTTPHIKQLEKLVRDGHLGAAPTIHDSWTGKANESLFKPFYEATRKARTELVQVGGDPYKAYKTRLSIALRLLWPKREEQRSPFWRPDWRMSMVAEASVRHWAVAFRAVQDGHTLIALRNVDAAVFWTPDGTPPATYTIGTGFGEVKAKYIQPGEIIPEGDD, from the coding sequence GTGAGTCAGGCGCCGCAGGCCGAGAACGCGGTGAACGCGACCGAGGCCCGTAAGGATCTCTACGCCCTGGTCAAGCGTGCCGAGGAACACGGGGTCACGACGCTGATCCATAAGCGGCAGGACCGCGCTCTGCTCGCGCCGTTGGACCGGCTTCCGGCAGCCCGGCAGGCCGAGGCGTTCCCGTCCCACGTGTTGAGCGCGGCGCAGAAGGACTTCGGGGACCTCATCACGCGGGCGGCTCAGGGGCAGCCGCAGGTGCTCCGGCGGAACACCACGCCGGTCGCGATACTGCTCCCCGTCGACACCGCCTCAGGTGCCCTCTCGTCCGACACGGCCGCGCACACCGGCGCGGCGCCCGCAGGAGGTGCGGTGAACAGCCAAGGCAACCCGGACCGCGACAGGACGCCCCGCAGGCTCGCCACGCTCGGCGACGCCATCGGCTCCGTACTCACCTCCAGCCCGAGCGGCCCCACGTTCGGGCTGCCCGGGCTGGACGCCGCGACGGGCGGTCTGCAGCCGGGCCGGCTGATGCTCGTCGCGGCCGCCCCGAACGTGGGCGGAAGCCTGCTGGGGCTGGCTGCCGCACGCCAGACCGCGCTGGTCGACCACCGCAAGGTCCTGTACGCGGCGTCGGGTCCGAACCGGGCCGACATCTTCCGCCGGGTCCTCGCCGCGGAGACCGGCGGCGACTACCCGCGCCTGAAGCAGGGTCACCTCACCGAGCACGAGCAGCAGGTTGCCCAGCAGCTGCGCCAGAAGGCCTCTGTGCTGCTGATCGACGACGGCAGCGACCTGACCGCTGAGGCCATCGCGGAGACCGCCCCACACGTCGAGGATCTGGCGCTCGTGGTCGTGGACCGGTTCCAGGCCGCCCACAACGCCCGCCTGCCGCTGTCCGGGAACCGCCTTCCTGACGCCTCCCAGGTCCTGGCCGGTCTCGCGCGCTCCCTGCACGTCCCCGTACTCGCCATTGTGGACAGCGACGATCCCACGCTCCTGAGCCTGTTGGACGCCGACATCCTGGTAACGCTCGCGCCGGCCGAGGACCCCTCCACGGTCCAGGTGACGGTCGCGGAACGCGACTTCGGGGCGATCGGCTCGGCGTACCTGCGCCCCGACCTGCTGCACGCCCGCTTCCTCGACGCCGGCATCGCCCCCGCCAGCGGTACGGGCGGCGAAGGCCCTGCGCGGAGCCTGGCCAGTGCGGTGGAGCAGGAGCTGGCCGAGGCGGCGCTTCCCTACACGTCCGGTGCCCAGCAGGGGCTGCCAGCCTCCGTCACCCATGTACTGGCCGCGCTGCGCACCGCACTGACCGATGGCGACCAGGAAGCCCTTACGGAACTCGGGCCGTCCCTGGCCCAAGTGGCTGCGCCGCCGCTGCAACTACCGGACACCGCCGAGGGACGCCGCCTCGCTGCCGCGCTGCGCGCCTACGCCACCGCCGGGAAGCCCGCCGCTGCCGCTCCCCAGTCCGGCGCGAGCACCGGGCACGTCCCGGACGACGCCAACGTAGAAGACACCGAGGAAGACGACGAGGACGGCCTGGCACCGGGGGACGAGGAAGACGAGCCCGAGGACGCGGTCTTCCCCGCCCTCAGGATCCTCAAGGACGCGGTGGACCGCTCGAAGATGCACCCGATCAAAGTCATCCGCCTTGAGGAGCGGGACAACGGTCCGTGGCCGCTGATCAGCGAGGACATGGACGGCGAGCCCCGCTGGGTCCACCCCGACGTCACCAGCACGCGCGTCGCCCACACCAGGGAAAACGGAAAGCGCGTCCGGCGCGACAGGCTCGACGTGCCCGACTCCTTCGGCGGCGGCGTGATGTGCCTGATCGACCGCAACGGCAGCTACCCGTCGGCCTGTTCGGCCGTCCCTCTCGCCCCGAACAAGCTCCTGCACACCGGCGCCCTCGAGGCGTTCGACAAGACCCACGCCGGCATCTACCTCATCGACATCCCGCAGTGGACCCGCACCGACATGCCGCACCCCCTGGGCCGGATCATCGAGCGGCCTGACGATCAGGGCCGCGTGTGGGTCACCACCCCCCACATCAAGCAGCTCGAGAAACTCGTCCGCGACGGCCACCTCGGCGCCGCGCCGACCATCCACGACTCATGGACCGGGAAGGCCAACGAGTCCCTCTTCAAGCCCTTCTACGAGGCCACCCGCAAGGCACGGACCGAGCTCGTCCAGGTCGGCGGTGACCCCTACAAGGCGTACAAGACCCGGCTGTCCATCGCCCTGCGGCTGCTGTGGCCCAAGCGGGAGGAACAACGCTCCCCGTTCTGGCGGCCCGACTGGCGCATGAGCATGGTCGCCGAGGCGTCCGTGCGTCACTGGGCGGTAGCCTTCCGGGCCGTCCAGGACGGGCACACGCTCATCGCCCTGCGCAACGTCGACGCGGCCGTCTTCTGGACGCCTGACGGCACGCCGCCCGCCACGTACACGATCGGGACCGGCTTCGGCGAAGTGAAGGCCAAGTACATCCAGCCCGGCGAGATCATCCCCGAAGGTGACGACTGA
- a CDS encoding GNAT family N-acetyltransferase: MEHPLTTATVELRHYGHDDLPQIRQTLLDVHADAYADEMEDEFNQRFPWFVDHWGGNPGFSCVIGYDDGEPVGFAYGAPATPGREWWREHVAPAPADDSTFSVSELMVRPKWRKTGTAERLHMALLENRPEALAVLLVDPDHPKVQTLYESWNYRKVGNRQPFPDSPNFAVMLRELRPA, encoded by the coding sequence ATGGAGCACCCCTTGACCACGGCAACCGTCGAACTCCGCCACTACGGGCACGACGATCTACCGCAGATCCGGCAGACTCTGCTTGATGTGCACGCGGACGCGTACGCGGATGAGATGGAAGACGAGTTCAACCAGCGGTTCCCCTGGTTCGTCGACCATTGGGGCGGAAACCCCGGGTTCTCCTGCGTCATCGGCTACGACGACGGCGAACCGGTCGGCTTCGCCTACGGCGCCCCGGCCACCCCTGGCCGGGAGTGGTGGCGCGAGCACGTGGCCCCGGCGCCGGCGGATGACTCGACGTTCTCCGTGTCTGAGCTCATGGTGCGCCCGAAGTGGCGAAAGACCGGCACGGCCGAGCGGCTGCACATGGCCCTGCTGGAAAACCGGCCGGAGGCCCTCGCCGTCCTCCTGGTCGACCCCGACCACCCCAAGGTGCAGACCCTCTACGAGTCGTGGAACTACCGGAAGGTCGGCAACCGCCAGCCCTTCCCGGACTCTCCGAACTTCGCCGTCATGCTCCGAGAGCTCCGCCCTGCCTGA
- a CDS encoding XRE family transcriptional regulator: protein MGETRNEALAAWLKAHGMSVAELTDAVNVAVQNLTGKPGATSERTVFRWLSGENKWPQERQRIALEMITGLTITALGFVPRGKAKTVSTPPPAPPEDPSVHRRRFVGAATGTAAAVAVPLASAASRPSRVGTSDVIRLRDAVENLVELDAERGGHTALERAALAGADEAIDLQKRSTTQRVRQRLFALASDFTATAAWSMIDAGQPDDAGRHLDRALTLAGMAQDSDMTMQVWNLRAMLARQRGYYAEAVAAAQAARATSIVRRSPMHASLAHARTAIGLAHSGEHRAALRSLGHAEDAIAKADLSIPLPIWMAFYGPAELYSITAIVQDVVGHAAEAEAASYRALAALPEGYRRNRANTTVRLALAQLHQGDVEQAVTTSGEVFEIMAGDPIPGRMRQTLGDFQRDLITLAPSEHIAHEWIDRYRTEWSTP from the coding sequence ATGGGGGAGACCCGAAACGAAGCCTTAGCCGCCTGGCTCAAGGCTCACGGAATGTCGGTCGCGGAGCTGACCGACGCCGTCAATGTCGCCGTTCAAAACCTCACCGGCAAGCCCGGCGCCACGTCGGAGCGGACTGTGTTCCGGTGGCTATCCGGCGAGAACAAATGGCCGCAGGAGCGCCAGCGCATCGCGTTGGAGATGATCACCGGCCTCACCATCACGGCCCTAGGGTTCGTGCCTCGGGGGAAAGCCAAGACCGTCTCAACGCCCCCACCCGCACCACCGGAGGACCCTTCAGTGCACCGCCGCCGTTTCGTCGGGGCGGCCACCGGCACCGCCGCCGCCGTCGCCGTACCCCTCGCCAGTGCAGCCTCCCGCCCGTCCCGCGTCGGCACCTCTGACGTGATCCGGCTCCGCGACGCCGTCGAGAACCTCGTCGAGCTGGACGCGGAACGCGGCGGACACACCGCACTCGAACGGGCCGCCCTCGCGGGGGCTGACGAAGCCATCGACCTACAGAAGCGGTCCACCACACAGCGCGTGCGGCAACGTCTTTTCGCGCTCGCCTCGGACTTCACCGCAACTGCCGCCTGGTCCATGATCGACGCCGGGCAGCCGGACGACGCTGGCCGACACCTCGACCGTGCGCTCACCCTCGCAGGCATGGCCCAGGACTCCGATATGACCATGCAGGTGTGGAATCTGAGGGCCATGCTCGCCCGGCAGCGCGGCTACTACGCCGAAGCGGTCGCCGCCGCCCAGGCAGCCCGGGCGACGTCCATCGTCCGCCGCAGCCCGATGCATGCCTCCCTCGCCCACGCCCGGACTGCTATCGGTCTCGCTCACTCCGGGGAACACCGCGCAGCTCTGCGCTCCCTTGGCCACGCCGAGGACGCAATAGCCAAGGCGGACTTGTCGATCCCGCTGCCTATCTGGATGGCCTTCTACGGGCCCGCGGAGCTGTACTCCATCACCGCGATCGTGCAGGACGTCGTCGGGCACGCGGCGGAAGCCGAGGCCGCTTCCTACAGGGCGCTCGCTGCCTTGCCCGAGGGGTACCGCCGCAATCGCGCGAACACCACCGTGCGCCTCGCCCTCGCCCAACTCCATCAAGGGGATGTGGAGCAAGCAGTCACCACCAGTGGTGAGGTGTTCGAGATCATGGCCGGTGACCCGATCCCCGGCCGCATGCGTCAAACCCTCGGCGACTTCCAGCGCGACCTCATCACCCTGGCTCCCTCCGAGCACATCGCGCACGAATGGATCGACCGCTACCGGACTGAATGGAGCACCCCTTGA